In Ammospiza nelsoni isolate bAmmNel1 chromosome 11, bAmmNel1.pri, whole genome shotgun sequence, the genomic window acttttttcttccagaaatgaGCTACTTCTATCATGGAAATAATCTTAATGTTTGCTGACATTGTAATTGAGAATTAAAGCTGCAGAAAAATGTGAGGTTTGCTAAAACACAATAGATATATTTTTTCCATACAATATATGGCACCAAAATATGCAGCATTCTGGAGAGGATAATTAATCAGTGTTCTCTTGCTGAAGTTCTTTTAATTGTCTATGATGGTCTGTGTCGGGGAGACTATTGAGTTTTAACAGGGAACAAGATCAGGCACCATGGGGAATACTTACATGAATAAAGATTGCATGATCAAGATTTTTGATCTGGGAATTGCTATTCTGTAATCATGTGCAAAGCACCAGGagtgctcctggcactgcaTATATAATAATAAACTATTAACAATAAATCATGTAATTAAATCGTCACTTCGAACATTCTTTTCATAATTCTTGCCTCAGATTTAAGTTCCCACATCAGACATGTTAGGTCCTCATAATATTATTAAAGCTCCTACacttcagcttttaaaattccccTAGGGATCTATTGTTTCTTTGTTTAATGTGTTTATGAGCCAAAAGCCCCATTAAATACAATAGGGAAACTCCCAGACCTTTAAAAACTTTGCCACCAGAGACATTTCTTAGGAAACAAGACCATTTTTGTCATTCCATCGTGTAACTATTGGAAAGTCTATTGATCAGAGCAGTTctaggagaaaaacaaaagaaatattccACTTCCATGGATCATCAGGTCGATAAGGCCACAAAGCTACACAAGGCAGAACTGCTGCACACAGAGTTTTCCCTCCTCCATAGCATCTGGTCATTCACACAATCCCATATTGAGAATATTTCCTGTTATGATTGCTCTTTGTGCCTTTCTAGATGCTGTCTGTAAGGATAAGAGCAACCCCACTTGTATTTCCTTGGTCTGGAAGGTGAGGAGATGGGCACATGCTTGTGTTCCTCTAAACCCACGCTGTACATTGTCCTCTACAGATTTAAATAGAACATTCTGTCTGAGACAGGATATGCTGCCAAAACCAGTAGAAATTTTGATGATCTAACactgaattttgaaaatgaatGTCCATCTACCTTCAACAGGACTTAAATATGGAGAGAGATCTACAGAGAGAAGGATGAAGCTATTATCAATGTGCTGAAAAAGCTGGAATTTACCAGAAATGTACTTCATAGTCTGAACCcttattgaaaattatttgacACTGTAATCCAGTGTATGTTATGATTTATTTTAGAAGGGttattttttccagctgtgagATTCTCCTCAATTGCTTGCCACATTTCTCTAAAAGGTAAAACTCATCCAGAATTCATTTAAGTCTCTTTGGTGAAGCCACAAAGGATAAGCTGGGATGCTGTGATTTATCAATCACAATTCAAAGAAGGCACAAAGCTAAGTGGGGAGTTCACACTTGTGTAAAAATACACCCAAGGGATATGCAGAGTTTCTGTGTAACAGCCTCAGTCTAAAGTGGAAAATGCCTGGCAACACCATGCCAGGGAAGATGGTCCAGTTGACAGTTTCTCAACATAAAAGAGCTTAGAATGAGTTTAGTGTGAGCCATGGGTGAAAGGGAAATTCCTTTCGCCTTGACTAATGCATTTTAAGTGACTCCCACTTAGGGTCAGAAAATTACAAGTTCTGTTTTGTTAAAcagttaaaaaaaccaaacataatCTGCATGAGGCTGGAAAGTTCCACATTCCAGTGAGCACGAGGGATGGTGAGCATAGCCTGTGGCCAAACACAGCCCACGCAGAGCTTCACACTGCTGAAGCTTTCATCTTGAGCACCCCAAGGTACAGCCCACGGAGACTGCAGGATCCCAACAGGCAGTGCTCCATCCTAATGCATTCCACATGCCAGGACCTGCATCCCCACCAGCTGCACTGTCACACCACAGCTGAGGAGGCTGGCAGCTCACTGTGCAAGCATTCAGGAGCTGGGGGCTTCATTTGGACTTCAAGAGGATGAGACCAAGGTGCAAGTTCTGtaaccagcacagctcccacagggCTGCTTCTTATTCATGAGTTAGTAATGAATAGTGAACGTACTCACCCATCAGTTTGGTGATTCCTGACGAACTCCATTCTCATGTGATGTATGTCCTGTTGAAGTAAGGTAGAAAAATTCTAAAGAAAGGCCTCATAAAATGAAGCCTGCTCTCCTGGAATCAATGGCTGGCCTTGTCAGGCTAGCCCTTTGCAAGCTCCATGTGAAAGCAATCCTGGTGTGAGCAGCTCGTTAGCATAACAAGCTACACCTGGGTGAAAAACAGCTTGCACCTGTATAAACTGTGTTTACACCATTGgataggaaaatgaaaactatctCTCACAAAGAACTTTTCCTGCATGTACACACCAAGAGTTTGAGTGACCAATTAATGCAGAATAACAACTTGTTACTAACCAATAAAGTAATTGGCAAGAAAGCTCCTAACCAACTGGAGTCACACAGGAGGTCTgtaaaactgtataaaaattAGTTATGTGAATAAAGAGGGGCTTTTTTccaccatgaagaaaatggagtccAGTGTGATTTATTCCCATATCTTCCATGCTAATATTAACAAGTCactaaaaaatacaaaccaagtATGTTTTGGAGCACGTCCCTCCTATCTCTCCAAATTCATCTGGAAATCAAGTACCTGCTTGGGTGTGAAGATATCTGAAGGAATATGATCATGCAAAAATTCACATAATCAAGGGAATTTTCATGGTAGATAATTTATATTTCACAACTCGGTGTTAAATAAGGAGGAGTGTTGGAAAAAGGAAGCTTGGATAAATGAAGCTGCAGCTCCATCTCTGTAAAACCTTTGCAGGACTTCATGGTATAAATGTAATGAAGAGATCTGGTATCATAATCTACTTTCCCAGATTGCCAGTGAAAAGTTATAACTATTAATACAGATATGGTATCTTACTAATAAAAAATGTTGCAGACAAGTTCTCCACTCCCCTGTGAAATGGCTACAAACAGAGTTTGCATGCCAGGAGTTCCAGTTGAGTCAGATGACTGCCTAGAGTAGCTCCAAAGCTACTGGGACAAAAACCCTTCTAGAGGTAGCAGTGTGTTCATGACATCTGAGTTATTTAGCTAATAAATAACTCTTATTCTATGGTAACAGAATAAGAAAGGACTACAGTAAATTTGTAATTTCTCGTTCCCAGATCTTGAGAATCACATCTTGTTTCTTAGCCTAGTAGTCTATTCTGTCGTTTGAATTACCTTTTGTTGAATTGAACTTTGTAACAGTCTGATCAACCATCAGCTCTCTCTCTCTAGAGAAAGAGATTAGAGATGGAGCTATTCAGGATTGATcctttatttggttttgttggggtttttttaagtctcATACccaaaaatatcttttcatcTTCTTAGTATTAAACCCACATGGAAACTGAAACTGATACTCtaacttttattattttgtttgctttatgtaTAGAACAAAACTATGTTTTATCCTGTAGGTTCAGTTAAATTCCTCCTCCAATGCTTTCAGTATTGGAGGTTCCAGTGTTCTCCATGTTAGCAGTGGAACAGTGGAAACAAAGATCCATGTACTCCTGGCCAGGCAGCATTCCTGGGTTTGAGACCCTTCACAGACGACAGGGCTGTACCCTGTTTGCAGTTCTGCCATGGGCTCAGCATGCAACCTTGGACAAAATGTTTAATTGTAATatcctgctttcttttcttcagatgAAAGAAATTAGACAATAATTTATAGCCTCCTTTTAAAATGCTCTCAGATTTATGAATGAAGCAATCCTCCTTCTCTTGCTATTGCATTCCTGCAATGGCTTTTTGTTGGAAACAAAGGATGTCGTGATAGAAGGGTGACTAATAAGCAACCTAACACCCAAAGGGATCTGTACTAGGACAGCATGACCTGCAGTAATTGTGCTCCTCTTAGACACACACCCAGGATTAGCAGTCATCCTACACAACTCCCTCGACTAtcagaacaataaaaaaaaaggaaaaaatatataaataagatAAAGCCTCTTGCCCCAAGCTACAGCTCAAAGGACACAAAATACTAAGTTCATTCCTAACTTACAGAGCATTTATTTGGAGGAAACTCTGGGAAGGAATCCTATGGAAATTAACCCTTGCTTCTCTGGATGTTATTACTACATGCAGAGCTTCCATAATCCTCAAAAATTTCCTAGTCCTTAGAAGTAGAAACTGCCCTGATTAGTTTCTCACATAACCATCCAACCCATAaatgctggagccaggctggagggaacAGTTATGCAACAGAGCccatgaaagagaaaaaactgcTTGAGGCCAATTGGCTGCTTACATCATATATTTTCATGCTCTGTTTACAACCTCTCTGTGTAGGCATCTCACAATTCTGCTGTATTATTTGTGGGTGCATATCTCTTaataaagtaagaaaaaaaaacaaacaaacaacttaTTGAATGTTCACATCAAATTTCAACTCAACAGTCTTTTAAGTGTCACATGTTGAATGAAGGGTTTGCTTCACTAATAGGCTGAGTATGATGAGTGGGGATAGATTCTGTATAACTCCCGGGAATTATTTTTTGAGACCACAAATCACATCACATTCAGTTCTTCTtaactctttgtatttattcCTGCCTGGTCAGGAACCAGCAGGTCTCTGTAGGAAGTGTGATGATGGGACTGTTGCTCTCTGTAATTTCTCTCTGTGCAGCTGAGACATGTGAAGGacattttcccttgcttttcaGAACTGTGTATCAAGGCTGGCACCAGAGTCAGATGGAGAAATGTCCATTGGGGAAGCTTGTCAGAGCCCTTCACAAGAATGAAACCTTTTACCCTGTTTGCAGGACAAcagtactaaaaaaaaatacagaggaaaacaaaagtaatGGAAATTTAAAGTGAACTTCATGTTCAGTACCTGAACCACAACATGTAAAGTATTTTCCCTTAACTCATGAGACTGCAaatgagagagggaaaaaaatccttgtatGGGCATCACAGTGCCTCAAGAAAGCAAaaatagcagcagcagctggctctAGGATTGAGTACAGAGGACAGAGATCTTGTGTTGCCCACAGGATGTTGCAAACCTGGAAGCTGCAAGCAAACAGCACTGCTGGTTTTCAGGGAATGAATGCAGGGCAAGGAAGATATAAAGGCTTaacatttaaacattaaaatagTCTCCATTACGTTAGAAAATCTCCACTGAGATTAGAGCCTGTGCTTTATGGATAAGATCACATTAATTCAGAAACGGTTTTGAATATTTGAATTACACCCACAGGCAGCAATAATGATCCGAAGGTTTGGTTTGAGAAAGTTGTTGGGAATTTTGTTCAATTTAACTACAGTGTAtcctcctgggctgcagtggAGCTTTGGATCTCTTGCCTTTTATGAGCAGCACATCAGTCAACAAGAATTTAGCTTGGAGGAATGCATTACAAATGTAGAACAAATCAAATTAGCTCTCAGATGTTATCTGTTGATATCTCGTTTCTTCCTCAGGCTCCTAACCACTGGAACACATCTGGGCAGTTGGGGGAGGCAACTGTTTTACTAAAAAGTACTAAATATAGGTGCTATAGAACAAATTACAACATGCTGCATTACCACTCCACCTCCAGCACAGGATGAATTGGGAACAGTTACCTGCTGGAAAAAGATAATTCAGTCAGCTAACGTGTCACGTTTACAGCATAAAAAGGCAACTTAATCATTGCAATTATGTGCTAAGGATGAGTGACAGTCATCTGTTGCAGCAGTTATTTAAAGAAATCAAGATTTGGAGCACCATTTACTTGTTTCAAATTTTCCCTGCTTGAAATTTGAAGGCACCTGAACAATTCAAAAATGCATTCCATAAAGAAAACTACAGGATTTATCCTTAATATCCTACATACTTTAACATAAATTTAGAGCagcactttttcttctttttaaatggaaatagtTTGCTTACCTGAAAGTTCTTGTGATGGCCCAAGAATAGACTGGGAAAGGAATTATATGAGTTGCTTGGTCAAAGTTTTACATACCATTTCACCCTGATCAGCATTAAGTGATGAGCTCCAGTGACACACACACTTGATGCCATGATGTGTGTGCACCAGACTGGAGGTTTTACTGCCCAACACTTCAGTGGATTCAAGAAGAGCAAATGAAAATTTACTGTAGCAGCAGTGCCACAACTGTGAGTTCTGTTAGGTAGCAATTAGACTACGAATCACATAATAAACTGTGCTGTTGATAGCAAAGGCTTTTGCAGCCTCCCTTACCCACAAAGATGATAATTTTTCTGTGCCATAGCTGAGTGCTGTGAGAAAGGAACAGGAGTAAGTTGCCTGCAGCACTAAGGTTTCCTTTAGAGGCTAAAATTGATCCACTATTGCAGAAGAGTTTAGGAAATTCCAGCTTTGACTTGTTTAAAGCTCCTGGTGAAAGTTCCCTGCTCAAATCACCCAGAAACAGGCTAGAGGACTACATCATCTACTGCAGGCACTGGCATGGGCTTTGGGTGACATGAACCAACTGACTGAGACCCAAGACCACCATGCTTAGCCAGCCCAGGTGTATAAAACATAAGTCCTtatcagaaaattatttaaataactgATTCTAAAAATCTAGAgcaattttcattattaaaaccACAGAGAAAGTCGCAAAATATGCCTCCATTTGAATATCCTGATGCCTTCCATGTGCACTTTGAGAAAGCAAATATTAACGTTTACCATGTGCCACCCAGAGGAAAGCTTTGCTAAATCCCCTCTTTGTGGTCAGTCATTACCCAGCCCTTGTGCAGtgctttctgcagcagcctgtcCCCCCAGCCAGACAGCGAGCACGCCTGCCTCGTCCCCTGCTGGTGCAGGCAATCACATCATAAACTGATCAAATGCCATTGTACAACTCAATAGGCTTTTTGGACTAAGTTTCCAAAATTTGGGAGTGGGCCTTTCTTCCATTCAAACTAATTTGGGCAACAATGAAAAAACTCACTCATGAACAAGGCTTCTGACTACATCTTTTTCCGTCAGTGGTTCTTGTTTTCCGCTCCAACCCACATCATCTATTCTCTTCCTTCCACCCATtcttccccccaaaaaaggcTGGCTTGGACACTGTGCTTCAGTTTTCTGCAGaactttctatttttctttcccattcttTTTGTTTAGCATATGAAAGGAGCTTCCTGTTTAGAAACATGGGAGTCCTACACCCTCATAATGATGTATTCAGCCCATCAGTGATCTTGGCATGAATGCCTTAAAACCTTAATAAGTCTGATGGGATTTTCTGtacatgtcatcatcatcatcatcagttCAAAAAACAATGCACAGCATTTGTCATCTTGCACTGAATCTGCTCCCTTCCCAGTCCTCTGGTTCTAGTAAGGGAAATCTAGTAAGAAGACTTACTAGTTTCTTTCTCTTAAGTATTTCCGATGATAGATTTCCAATGAAATCTacagaacagaaacagaagcaCCAAGAGGAGAAAGTGCTGTTGCAGAATTCCCAACACGGTCAATACTGtcctgcttttccagccctgaatccctgcagcagcctgtcaGTGCTCACACTGCTCAGGGCTTACTACAACTGTAATGTCCAAATCCTGGGCTTGTCCTGTGCTAGGGAATAGGAATGAAACATAATGTAATCCCTGttcaacttttaaaaaatacaaacaaaacatGTTCCCTCAAACCCTACGTGGCCTAGAACATAATTATATCTTGTTCAAATACGTAGGATGGATTCAAAATCTAATTTCATGGgtcaaaaaaaaaggcagcagcagtggtgacttgaaataaactgaaatatttgtctCTTCAGGAGGTTAATGTACAGAAACACCTAAGTGCAGGCAGTTCCCCTCTGCTGAATTTGAGCAGCAGCGGAGTTCTCCAGTGAAGGCAGTGGACAGCACTTGAATCAGTGGGTGCAGCAGCAACCACCTTGTGAACCAACACAAGGGCTGTTCTTCTCcaagcagggctcagcagcacagtggCCAACATCAGTTTATTCTGTATGGTGCAATTCTTCAGCTAATTTTTCTCTGAGAGaagctgccagcctggagctcgTGCATCTTAACCTCTGACAAAGGCACATGCACTGCTTCACTTTAACTCTTGTGGGGACTTGCTCTGTGCCTACATAAACATCAAaacatattttgatttttacttCTGGGTGAGCAGCAGAGTTAATTTAAAACTGTCGGCAAGTGTCGTCccaattaaaaacaaatgacTAATTGGACAAGTACAGGGCCTGTTGACACAGGCTACAAATATCAAAGCCAACAAAGCTTGAAtttgaggaaaagcagcaccatCTAGTGCCCTGCAGTAGTCAGATCCAAAAATCAATTTCACAAGCCCACAGAGAAATTTCAAGATAGCAAACACTCACAAAAACAGCAGGACACCAGAGGTTTAACTCTATCAGCACTTCTGATAAAAGGAATTGTGTAGTAATAGTCTTGTTAAAAAAGAGCTCCCAAGAGCGTGACGTTTTCAGGAAGAACAGAAATTCTTTaaggaaaaactaaaaaattattctgtcatCTATAAAAAAGATGCAGTCCAAAGGCTAGAACTTACCAGAAGGCTACAAGTGTCTAAAAAAGCTGCTAGAAATAAAAAGCCAAGCTTCAAGATGTTCAGTAATATTAAAAGTTCTAGCAGACTGAAAACATAAGACAATATGAAGAGGCCTTGAGATTTGAGAAACCTtgagaaaatataaaatgaaaattaacataaattatttttcaaactcATCAGGAATAGATATCTTGACAAATGGTTAATACAGCAAACATATGATCAAAAAGTAGGAAGAACAATATGAAAGAGACCAGACTGCAAAAAACTTTTGAAAtgctttggatttttaaaactttatttgggggctttgttgtttggttttttcaggAGTTCATTTAGGGTGATGttcttctgttgttttcttgttttggtgggggtttgtttgtttgggaaaggatgtttgtttttttctttttgtttttaatccaCATTTATGATGGAGAGACTTAGACTGGCTCCTGCTCCAGACAGCTCATTTCAAATCAGAGGATCAAGGATGCTACTGGTCACTTAAGTAACACAAAACAATAACAGATCTTTATCATTAGGCAGTAAATACCCAAGAAATCAATTAGACAATAATTGAGCTGCCAACCACCATGATCTCTCACTTAAAAAGTAGCAAGTAAcaaatgagataatttttaatgagttttcCAGAGATTTATGTAGGTGAGCTGACTTTTCCACTATGCTGATATCCTGtgatataaaaatattgtaCATACAGATTACTGTGTTATGCTGGCAAATACGGCTCAGGTAAAGGGTATGTGTGGGACTCACATCCATTGTCATTCTCAGACTCTACGAGTGTTATTAACAGATATGAATTCTAAAATTTATTAAGGCAGAAATTCCTGATTTGACAGCATTTTGAGTATCATGTCAGTCCTCCAATACAAAAAATTCAAGTACAaaaaggaatggagaaaaaaattattggcAGACCTTGAATTCCTCAGCACTGCCTCAAGCTACAGCCTTTTATGAAGATTTCTAACTGTAGGAGAAAGTGCCAGAGTAAGCTGCTTTTGCTAACCCTACAGAGAACCTAAATAATTAAGTTTAAATCAAAAGTCAAGCTTTGTAGGAAGTGGAGACCTACATCTCTCATATAACTCTAAAACATAATTATAGCAGAATGTCCTTTTTTCACACAAGAAGGAAAGTAAACTGCAAACAAGGTGGGCATGAGAAAGTATGCATTAAAAAAGAGCTTTGTTCAGGTCCTAGTGCACCTTCACTACAGATAATTTATGAGCATCCTTAGGCATCCAGCAGAATTTCATGTCTTCAAGAACTGAAACATGGTACAAACAGTGGGAAATGAATGCAGCAGGCAACTCAACAGCATGTGAGCAACAACCTCAGTCTCTACTTATGGCCTTGCAAACTGCAACTGTTAACAAAGCCACaatgaaaatatctgaaaaCGTTGCACTGAAGCCCATCTTCATCTTAGGTGGAAGATTCATATAAACACCATTTCCCTACAATGAGGATACACATCACAAATTTGAACACAGAGCCATAAATCACATTGATTGATGTAGTGTTGTCCCCAAAACCAGTAATCTGCAAGACTTGGGTATTAGTAAGGACAGAAGTTAAAACACCCCACTGAAGATATTGCTTTCTTTGACTGTGAGGCTGATACTATAATCTAATAAAGCACTAGCTCTAAGGAAGAACACAGACCCCCACCAACACAAAAAACATGACAAATCAAACCTCAAAGACAAaccaaaatttatttaaaacaacaaaaaaaagacagtGCTACTGCcaagatagaaaaaaaattagggattCTTTTACTGAATGTGACAAGGAATGCAATTTACAGCAGTTTACATTAATTCTGAGATCAAGTGGGGTTTTACACTGCTTCAATTGAAATGTACTTTCTGCAAGACAAACtggttccccttcccctccccttttcaAAAGAACTGACAAAAATATCCTATAAAAAACATTTACAGAATTTTGAGACATGATTGAAACATGAACCACTGTCCAAAAGTCTGGAACTTTCCAAGAAGGTTAAGTCCTTTGTTGCTTCAACCAACCCTCAGTGGAGGAGCTACAAGCACAACACCATCCCCTCTGACAAAGAGCATGGGAATATTCCTCTTGGTAGACTgtgaagaaggaaagagaagtttACATTTACAGAACATTCATGTCATAAAAACACACCTGAAACAACTCCAACAAACACTCAATGTTCTGGCAAGCTAAAGAGATCAAAACAATTAACACCAAGTCTCTAGATGTCCTGTGTACTTTCGTAACAGTTTGTCCAAATCCTGTTAGAGCTTGGTTCAAAAAACAGTCAGCAATAAACTACTTTAACAATATAACACAGTgtagttttaaataaaaaaaaacctgtgaggATAAATTAACTCCTTTTTTAGTCCTTACTTTATAAATCTCTTCATAGGTTTCTTCATCAATTTCTATTGTAGTCACAGTTTCTTCCACATCACCCAAAATCATATTTAAGTGCTGATCATATGCCTGTAGAAATTAAGTTTAGTTTATTATATTTTCCAAACTTCAAACATGAGTTtattaaaatgagaattttagCAAGACTCTCAGACATAAACAGTTTAGTCTGaccaaaacacagcactatCAGTTCTAGTTACAACTCAACACAACCATAAACAAATGAGaactctgcagcaggaaaaagaatGCATGACATTTACATTTACTGAAACACCTGCAGAAAACAGCTCTGAAGCATTCTGTGAGAGCACTTACAAGACCTCAGAGACAAACAGACTTTGTTAACACTAAAGCAGCTCCACACTGCTGCCAGTCCAGCCTCCTGGAATTGATTTCCTGGGGCAACTCACAGAGTATGAAAGCTGCTTCTCATACAGTGCTACAAAACCTTGAACACGTCCCAGAATCCTTACAAAAATACATTGCAAACTACATGTGTCCCTCATGGATCCCTCATCATCTTTGTGTTTCCAAAGGAGTTGAGGCCCAGTTAACTCATGGGATAACTGGTTCTCttccccagcagagcacagcactctGACTTAACAGAAAGTAAGAATCTGAGAACCCAGCTGAGCACCAGTCCCATCACACCTCCCAGGGTGTGCCTTCAGGGATTCTTGTATGATAATGATGACCTCAGTCTAGAAGAGGCCTCAGGGTACATCACATGAAGAGGCCTGCAGCATTATTGCTTATTTCACAGAGAAATAGAAGCCAAAAGCAGTGAAATCAGTTGCTTGGTATCATTCAGgagataagaaaaacaaaatacatcTCTTGATTTTCTCAGGAAGCAGTTAACAGCTGACAAAGTACTgaggaaatgagattttttcACCAATCACATTACAGTTATGGCAACTAAGACAATTCTTAAGCTACTTCCTCCAACCACTTCTGCATTTTCAAGCATGAAATGCAATTACTCAtgtttaaaactattttttcaaCAACCAGTGGAATATTACAGGTAAATTTGTTTAACAGACTGTTGTACATAAAGAAAGCCTGCCCAGTGCTTAGCTGAATGAGCATGACAATGTTGTTAAAGTTTTACTTACATGTAATCTGCCTCTAAGCTCTCTGTCATTCCTCATTTTGACATAGATTCGCTCATCTAGACTGAGTCTGATGAGATCAAGTGGCTCCTCTACAGTATTTGTTGTTtgttgctaaaaaaaaaaataaaagcattatttGTACAGAAGAAGCCAGTGAACTTTTCCATTCCTCAATTTTTGtgagacacagaaaacaaaggagTGAAAACACAGGTGCAAATACTTCAAATCATTCCATCACATCCTGGTGAACCTGAGTGCTGCTGATTTATCACTCCACTGACACTTACCAGCCCTGAGCAATGTGAGTCAAAAGATTTCAGTTTTCTGCAGCAAATCATTCCTCACACACAGGGGGAttgaatgagatgatctttagggtcccttctAACACAATCTATTTTCTAACTCTGTGAACTCTTTTTCCTACCAGCAGCCACAGTTTACACTGCAGgaaccagcagcacagctgtgccatggcACGGTGCAGCTGAACCAGCCAAACCCATGCTGACAGTGGTGCCGGCACAGGGCAGTACCCGGGTGATAAAAATGGCAGCAGGCTCTCGGtactaaagtgatttcagcatttattataagaaaaagaaaggcctaAAGCAAGGGGGCCCATGGGCCGAGCAGGAGCGTTCCTGTCAAGGGTGCTGCAGCGCCGGCGCTGGGGCTTCTTTTCAGCAGCGATGTCCCAGATGAAGAGGCACACATTCAGTGGCTCAGAagcccctttttatcctgttttttgtccctttgggttgatttctttttgattcttcatttgcatgaaggtttaagGCGGTTGATTAGCCCATTACAGTTCTGTTCAGGCTGGCTCATTTCGCTTGGGGGGTGCTGCATTTTACTGAGGTACGTTGAGTACCCTATTTCTTATAACTACTCTTTTAACCTCTTTTACCACGACCAAACTAACAGTACGTGCTTAACGATCTATTAACTATTTTGCAACAGCTTCTAAGCTATTTTTAACACGGGCACACACTCAGGGGCTCTCAGGCACCCTGCCCCGCACATTCCCCGCTGCCGAGCCCTCGCTGGGCCGCACAGCAGCCAGGCCGGGCCCCGAGGCTGCCGTGAAACCCCAACACACAGCGGCCTGAGGCCCCGTGGTGTGAGAAAGGCGCACTGCGAGGATCACAACTAAAAAAGGGGGAG contains:
- the LSM3 gene encoding U6 snRNA-associated Sm-like protein LSm3; the protein is MADEVDQQQTTNTVEEPLDLIRLSLDERIYVKMRNDRELRGRLHAYDQHLNMILGDVEETVTTIEIDEETYEEIYKSTKRNIPMLFVRGDGVVLVAPPLRVG